Within the Pseudorasbora parva isolate DD20220531a chromosome 20, ASM2467924v1, whole genome shotgun sequence genome, the region GCAGCCGATTAAATGCATGTGACAGATCGTATTAAACTTGTgatttgggaaaaataacttttatacAGAATTACAGCAAATGTACATGGTTGATACATTAACAGATTGACCAGTAATTCTGCAAAATAAATTCAATAATTCTGCTTAACATATAAGTCAGTGGCAGCAGCCACCATAGTAAAATCAGTCACGTAAGATTAGATTTTAAATAACTTACCCAAACAGACAGACCCAAACACAAACTAGGCCTAAATAGGCAGATTTTaagagtttattttttttattgtcaaaTTAATTCCCAAAATAACATTAGACCTGATTacgttttatttaaaaaaaaagtttgttttttaaactattatttaaaagtttgtaaATTTAGTAGTATACAATATTTGGGCCCTCTCTGAGGTTCCCCTTGCTATTATCACTATTATATTAAACCAAGgctatgtatgcatgtatgtaaaGGCTTAAAAGACACTtaatattcaattttttttttttacttcattgacacttttaaacattaaaacaaaactAATTTGAGCTGGAGAATGAAAGTTGTCTTCTGTAGAATGGTTCAAAATCTGcaaacaaatgtaaaatgtaaaaatgtatgatcttttattggaaaatataatttttttttgaaagttttACACATCTAAGAAGAAactgatgaaactacatttgATAAAAATCTCCTGTCAAGTTCCTGAATCACTAAATACTACCGTGTATTGTGCGTTATTTTTTTGACAGACATTGGTGTAGTGATATTCAAATGATGTGGATTTGAAAACAGATATTAGGTATTATAaggtaataattatttatttcttagcTGGCAAGTATTCAGTGAAGTGATTGATAACCAAGAGTGTGTTATATCAAAGTTTTTAGTTCTAATATTTCAACCGACAAGCAGCCTACGTTTGATTTTTGGGTAATTATAAAACGTGTTgttcataatgtttttttttttcgtagTTCCTTCTACTAATTTTACAGAATTAAGCTTATTTTgtgggttaaaaaaaatgacatgttaCTCAGATACTGAAATATTTGGCTTGTCAAAAATGTTAAATTCAGGTGTCACTTTGTTGACTTTTGAAAATGTAGGTAATGTTTTTTACCAGGAAAAGAGGGATTTTGGtgcacaaaaatgtttttattgtctcataacaaaaatgttttatttaaacccATGAAATATATCATGCATCCCATGAACCCATGCGTGTCCTATTGTAAATATTAGTGGAAAAATCATTGTTATTATCACTGTTGTTCCATTATTACCCCTTATAGTTGAATTTAATTTTTCATAACTGATGAACTCTGGAACATCAACATTGTTACTGAACGGAACTGAATCATCACTGAACTGATTTGAGCCGAATAACAACACTATTGCCTTCAGTAGAGCTGCTTATAACTTAATTAAGCTAGTTTCATAATTTGATGAATTTTGCACTTACtgttgaactgaactgaatcaacactgaaccgacttcagctgaataatgacactcTTGTCTTTTTAGAGCAGTTTTACAGCTGAAATTCAATTTGTTATAATTGATGAACTGAAGAAATAATTGAAGAAGAAACATTTAATAATGCTTCTTTTTTCTTGTGCACTGTTGtgttgtataaagtgctatgttaataaaggtgacttgacctGGCTTAATATATTCTGTTGACCTGCAAGGTGACCGTGAGGACTGCTAAACTGGTTGCCCTGTGGCAAAGTGTGGGATTTTGCCATGGCGTTCTCAACACAGACAACATGAGCATCTTGGGGCTCACTATAGATTACGGCCCATTTGGCTTCATGGACAGGTTGGTTTAGCTTTTACAGTAATATATTGCACATCACAAATGCTTGTATATTATTGTGTTTTGTTAATTGCAGGTTTGACCCTGAGTTTGTGTGCAACGCCTCTGATAAGAAAGGCCGTTATTCTTATGAAGCTCAGCCGTATGTCTGCCGCTGGAACTTGGCACGTTTGGCAGAGGCTCTTGGCACAGAGCTCCAGCCAGCCAGAGCACAGGCCATTTTAGATGAGTTCATGAGCCTTTATGAGGGTTTCTACCTGAGCAACATGAGGAAGAAACTGGGTCTTCTGAGACAACGAACACCAGAGGATGTGGAACTGGTGGCTGATTTATTGAAGACCATGCACATTACAGGTACAGTCAGTGAGAGGAAGGAAATATTTCCACCTTTCCGTTGAATCAAAATCAAACATGTCCCATAgctttttttacataaaaaaaacatcaacaattttaattctgtcattatttactcaccctcatgccgttctaAACATGCAAAACTTTCTTTCATATTTGAAacataaattaagatatttcaatgaaatctgagagttttttttcctGCCATTTACAGTCCATGCAACTATTAACGCGTAATGTTAATTCTCATTGACTGCATTGTTTACTACACTGACGACATTTACTGCAGCATTTTATTCTGGGGAatacaattaaacacacctgtaacagctaatcaaggtcttagtTTGTTaaggcaagctggagctaaactctgcaggatagtggccctccaggaccaacTTTGGACACCCCTGATCTAATATGTTCCTGTTCCATTGCCAGGTGCAGACTTCACGAACACCTTTCGTCTGCTGAGTGCAGTGTCTTGTCCTGTAGGTGAAAAGGCAGAGAGAGACAGCACAGACTCAATAGTGGAACTGATCGTGGAACAGTGTGCTTCGCTGGAGGAACTAAAGGTGACAACCCATCCTATTTATAGTATTATATAGGTTTATAAATGTATACAAAAAGTTGAATTAAGCTTATTAGTGtttttactcatttaaaattcTTAATTCATAGGAGTGTTCTATTAAAATTAATTGAATTTTACTATTAATTGAAATGTGTAAATCTTGAGAAAAgggttaaacatttaaatttgagtGCAGTCaagtgtttctttaaaaaaaaaaatctagaatCTATTGTGTTAAGAGAAAAATTAACTCCCGTactttgctttttttttcttaatgtgATGCCGTCAGCACAATGCAAGAAAAGCAAGGCAGGAGAATTGGTATGTTCACTGAATGAATTTGCATTAGGGTTTTGACCTTTAAAACAGCTGAACACTGAAGTATAAAAATTAAGCATTAGTAGCTCTAAAAATGTACCTCCAACCTGAGGATGTAAAAATATGACCTTGAGCACTTTATgggttttctttcattttttgatCCTCTGTGTCCATTCTTAGTGAGTTGGAGATGATGCTCTCCATGGCTGAGACAAATCCCGGCATGTTCAACATGGTAGCCAATCAGCCAGAGGTTGCCAAGCAGCTGGAGAAGATTGGCAGGCTGAAGGAGCTTCTCATGATCAATGAGACAGAGCTAAAAATTAAGCAGAGAGATCATTGGCGGAGATGGGTCAAACATTACAGGTATAGATAagtattaaaggattagttcactttaaaattaaaattgtcccatgatttacttgcccttaagccatcctaggtgtatatgacttcaTGGCTTAAGAGTAAGTAAATCATgtgacaattttaatttaaagtgaactactcctttaatgAATGTGCATTAGTGTATTTTAATGATTGAATATAAGCAAAGTAAATCTTTTTAAGTGACAATGAACTAAAAGTCCTGTTCTGGTCACCACATTAGGAGACGTCTGGCCTGTGAATGTGATGAAGCGATTGACCCTGTAGCAGTAGAGAAAGAACGGGTCCAATCTATGAACGCCATTAATCCTGTCGTCGTGCTGCGGAATTACATTGCCCAGAATGCAATTGAAGCAGCTGAAAGGGGTGATTTTTCCGAGGTCAGAGGTCTTGATTGAAATTTAATGTAACTGTTGCTTGATGAAGACAATTATATtttgtgcactgcaaaaaaatattttcttgctCAGTATTGTTGTCTTGTTGTCAAGTACAAATATCTAATATCTATTTACATGCCGTAATTTGCGAGCtgaaagactgaacacttctccagagaggaatcctttaattcgtaatatttaaaaatatttttgtgctgctgtgcgtccctgtgtgtgtaataagcagagtgtacatgTGTTATCCACCCACCTATAGGCACATATTACTAACGTGGAAtttgaataacaaaaaaaaatattgtgcgGTTGACTTTAGAGgtccaggtttttgttggtcagtggtgtagtcgttttttttttttttctcaaaatagcaacgcaacaatgcacctgaacacacctggttttcagaccagacaCCCATGGGCCAACAGATGGGCGCAAATGTATTTGCTCTTTAAACAACGTGGTGTAAAACTAGGTTGCGTCGTCCTGAAACTAGAAAAAACACTTGCAGTCTTTTTGCTTCTCAATTAAATGTATCTTTTTTTGATGGACGTTTAGATATGTGTCCGggaaaacaagacacaaatactgagGAAGGAAATATTGTTTTTTGAAGTGTGGTGCTTTAATCCCCAAGAATTTACATTATTGTAAACCCTTTCAGGTTCAACGGGTGCTTAAAGTTTTGGAGAACCCTTATTCTGTTAGTCCAGATCTGGAGAGTCGAGCATGGTCCGCAGGAAGTGGGTCAGACTCAGAACAAGCTGATGTCAACAGCATTGAGAGACAGGAagtaaataaaaacacacaaagcaAAGCAGCAGCGGATACTTACCGGCTTCCATACAACAGTAAACCTCCTGCATGGGCCAGAATGATTTGCGTCACATGATCATCCTAAAGCCTCCCAAACATCACAGCACAATCCAATAGAGAAAGAGATAGCAGGAGAAAATGTAGaactctttctctttctcgATGTGTTGAGGGAGGCTGAGCAACACGCAGTACTCCTGGTTGTCAGATAATGCAGTAGGTAAAAGAAACATATTTTTCATTGCTCTGACATACTTTTCAAAATACTTTTaacaaaatacttttattttaattctatAATACATGGAAAGAGATATTGAAGAAAACAATTTCTCCGTTCTGCGTCCTCAGAGTCTCCCCTGTCCAGTTCTCCATTATCTCTTCAATTATCTGATCAATGAAGGCTCAGATGTTCAGCTTAGCATGCCTGTCTGAGTTTGAAAAACAAGAGGTGTCTTGTGCTTAGAAACACATTTATCGAAGATTATGTCCGATTTATACTGTCAAAAAGCACCATCTCGGCATGAAGTCTTCCattgaatacattttgtgttaattagcatttaataaaatgtatcaacTGAAATTAATAGATGTATCGACACATTAGGTTAGGTTAGAACACAGGTTAATCCAGTAATTTCCATAATAAATATTCTCTTAACACCAATGTTATTTTGTTTCTCATTATTCACACTCATATAGCCTATTAGACCTTTATTCACTAGTAGTTGAACTCACTCAACCCACATTAAATGAGAATCAATTTGGAGTTTAAGCATTGACTTTATTAGTACTACTGGCATCTGAACACGGTTATACTAGTAACAGCAAAGGTGGAGGTTGAACCAACTCCAGGGTGAGGCTAAAAAGATGTGTTTCCATttaaaaagacatttaaatatatttccttGAAATAGTTTTAGGTTACACGTCACTCCATAACCTACACATCCcagtgtagcgactcaggcgaatcaaacacacaatcgccagttacctttaacaaatatgttttgaaagtgtgctgatggacagaccttcccccaacacaacagagaaagattcttcagtcaccctggaaaccatctgataagggtttttatggccccgaaaggaatttggccacatgaagtttcagacacaaagacacagagcttttgcctcaaattatagacaaaccatctataaatgaacatgcaccccaggacattatatgtaaacacataactgtcttgtaaaatgtttattctgtatggtattttgcatatttttatctttgtcttaacaaattactagttcagataacctcatatatgtcatgtctcctatcaaattaatgctcacttcacgacttacacttccatgtatatcacttattcagaaaatgcagtgtgtgtttgttgcattaattatagtatgaagactcagagacccactgagtcgaaccttcaaacaaagagctataaattctgctgaggaatttcccgccgggaaatcccaacactctcattggttaagtctaaccctggagggtgggactatttccagaccttaaaagaccagtgaagacttcctccttctctctcttctctctctggctgaaccaacacgtctttgtggctggcccttgagccaggccaccaatgcaggccctccaagcaggcctcagctcttccaaaaatcttctcttctacaatccgatcttcaagaacacgaagcatcgctaaagcaaacagccgcttccctcccaacctcggaaaggaccgccggacatgcaggacatttgaacacgcagagacacatacgcacacaagcgagaagccaaaacgaaaccacaaagaatgcaagtattcttattcttactgctgtaaagagggtgtgttattctcccgttgggataaattaactccgtgaaggtcgtattttggttgaactgaaggaaagctgtttcttaccctcccccactctctttgtctctctctctccctctctctttgtctctctctctctcttttatctctctctaacttcagtctattcattattctcttttatgtattctttcattaatatctatacttctactctcttgatgcatatttagtatgtactttctgtgtgaattgtagtgttatttttagtctgtgtttattaaaccttcaaaagacatttaatgagttgaatctgttattctgccacatacacaaagtcaatgaaacttgcgatctaaacgttacctaactgcttatgctactatgttagtaaagtaaactgtatgaccatttgaaatattgaacttatcctgatcagtaaagttaatgtttctcatgcgctcgtaaagcagtaatccattattgagaattgatttgaaaagtctataactaatttgcaggacaaacttagtaggataatttcaagcaatttcataaagggttacttgtatttaattaaacaattttccctatcggaaaattttaatacgtaatgaacaactggcaaatcatattcataaattcatgaatattgaatattaaatcccttttgagttaattattccccgagacattaaactcatgactCTCTTGTTGTTACATGTATTTATATGGTGGAGAAATATCGGGCAAGTTTCAAacatttgtgtatgtgtgaatgatattcatattctattcattgtgtatttttggagtattaataacctgcacgcgcgttttgtttcgtttttgttttgttgttgttggtgaattatgaacggtacgaaaatcCGCGTGATCTCCGAAAAACTCTGCAGCCCGTAGGCGCAATAGgttttatccgcgtgatttccaaacaaatgtattgtaggaaacccatacatttgactcgagcaatatattatgtgttccatcaaaataatgagattttgatgaagtctgtagacacgtacgttgcgttatcccgcttgatctgaactacggaaagtttctatcattgcggaagattgggacagggcgagactctcctgtacaatataaggggcctcagaataattattatatcgttaagataaacgataactcctggtttaagtctggcttagctaaccaaagacttgagacctaaaacatttgaatcagagatgctgaaaaccgtcagccatattgataaatgtctattggagtccatgtaaaatgcgtgaataggcagacggAAAATTCCTGCGTTCACCCGTTTTGTTAGTCGTGCATCTAGAGCACCAGTCATTTGTAAGTGATCTGCAAAAGCCAGTAAAGTGCAGAACGCGagggcgactcagaaattgcaacgccgcttgcaaaccgccagagggcgactcaagaattgcaacgccgcttgcagaacgcgagggcgactcagaaattgcaacgccgtttgcaaaccgccagagggcgactcaagaattgcaacgccgcttgcaacccgccagagggcgactctagaaccagacaaagccatctggtgagcatttccgcctaactaactctagtctagggcgggcgcaatagcgccatcgtgtggataaattcggatagtttcactctccgtcatttgattctgccttaacaaaataagtttgagcctataaattgtttattgcttactgttgtacacagtttcatttatacaatttttctaacaacaaccaagtctcctttctcgctgattaaacacccttattcgaatttgaagtttaaaaagaaacataacttcctctaactcaaagtgaaattaggtttaagtcacacagtccaattggaaggaaggacgccaccgtgtggttataccctgttaagtcagcgcaacactaaatcactactccctttctgattaattcttttatttggataactcccacttagagattaatcgttataggataagatttttgattggctttcttttatttgattttccttacaggcttatttaaatttcatttaaacttgctttgaatttaatttggattaagttgagcttctaattcttttattttattttattttatttataattttattttaatttttaattttaatttttaattttaattaatttttttttttattaaatttttatttttatttttatttttctctgcaaaagtttttctgttcccctcccattgggaataaagctcagtctggtaattacaaacggtatcaaaagtgctttttgttttatcattacttgacagaaacttttgcctttttctaaattgctcttgatatttaatcttccacgtaagcgacctcaattcaccccggatgagctaaatgggataacccatagtacaagccgaattttagtatatcttgagcattaagcctattaattttccctaacactcccggcgcgcacgctgacattcctttcattacagaccaattcatcttgtgtttgtttccactgtgctctttcctatcctcactgttggactatcacgattgtgtttctttcagttcaccaagagaccccaaggagaattagatagtcccgggaCAACCGAacagcagttcaccaagtgacaaccagggctaccgcccacctaattgtctgaattgtctaattatctaactgtctagatcagttagccaaaattcccagctatccgtacgatagctcgttagcttagaacaagcttgcattggctctctctctgtgtgtgtgtgtgtgctgtgtttctttcgtccgcagtaatgttccgtgcacccagttccgccgtcccgtgggaccgcctaacgacatggctggaagcgctaacggccaccagtcaaggaagtctggaGCAGCCGAGCCAGGAgcaactggacaccgagctagaccagctgatgacacacgaccccacgcacagctactccaacaaggaagtggccaagatcctcggaagcctcgcccacgtcctcatcgcacaggcacgtctaagcgaagggagctacgacaacctggaacaggaggcagcaacgctaaagcttcaagccaaggaggcccggagagaccaagccctcacccagcttcgtctagatcagcttctagacacagagaaagacgacgaaacagacaaagaacaaagaaaagaaatagaaagacttcaaaagaccctgaaggagctccgtcgtgacaccgaccgacgaatacagtcagagaaagacgccaggaaacacctcgacgaaaagcttcggcgtggcgaatccctcctggaAAGAGCCcatgatgaacttaaagacagagacattaaagctaaagtctatgcaaaacatttgcagtcggcacaagccgagatcgacgagctcatccagcaaagacacgagctcaaagatgaacttgacatggtgcaaagagaactgagacaatcatatatagtgcaacgttaccggaagggggaaacacacaacacacagtttcccctgaccagttactccgcacattttagccatgaagctacgaaggggaatgacagccccctgtttaaaagagcacccgccagtctccacgaatccccgtcagcagcaaaggaaaggacgcccttccaggaagtcaaggtcaacagccacgaagcttcaaagaaccttgacaagctggccagaaatattcctaccttcagcccggacccggcaggaggacacgacgtccacgcatacttaaaagacatagacttttacttgcaaactgtcgctcacgcgaacaactgggacagactgtacctgctcagggccacgtctaatcgtgacgtacgcagctttctggatcgacaaccagaggccatcaaagcggactactggcatctacgacaagctctaattcgtgagtactccgaccccgagtcagaccaggggttcatcactgccatggacctcaagcaagctcgacgtgagacctcacagaacttttataacagactgcgacgtgcctacttcgggacacgcaacgacccaggcatggaggaggacatcaacttcaaaactcttttcctccgaaacctgcaccctaccatcagttaccacctgggggtgctggcgtgcccgcgcagcatgggcacacaacagttaagagacttggctcacaaagcttacgtcaaacagaaaaccatttctgaaaagactgtaaaacagcccaccatctgccctgtctctgtgcaccacccagagctaaccctagagggcgccaaacagaaccacagttaccgacccgtcaacagagagtccacaccactccaagccagcagagggcagcgtggtcataatggcgaccgtccacggtaccagagcgatcgctctgaaggatcctgggacccgcctcgcccaaaaagccagcgaagaggccactctcgacgggacaatggtaggcccagacctgaacccacgtctggcaaagaaagtgtagctgcttctgaagttacagagctcataaagatcctgaaagagctcctccgacagaaacctcacaaggaagacaagaaggacggaccaggtacagcacgactagacatgatacctgaaatcaacctttccgcccttcctgcaactgaatcatccaccctgaacactgttccccaaccacggactagtgtactaactgttgcacccccacacgtcagcggcacacactcactacagctgacagcaacagcctctaatcaagacagcatcatgggacagcccagcgtaccagaaagcgctgctttgattgtttgcacgcataatgagacacttgacacatatccagacggcttatcaagcaacacacaggtccccacaccaagattcctgggaaacctaatcgagaaggggatggctcgaaaactctatctgactatcactatggaaagggaatttaagctcgaagccctagttgacactggctccgacctcacgcttatatccgcccaactgtttgaaagactcagatttgaagcacagaggaaaaatcgcacccttaaccttcacacttgtaagctaaatgtgcagtcgtatagccaaaacgacatccagctcaagcacgtagcttccatccacctgacaattggacctatgaggctgatacacccagtctatatctcccctatgaacacttatccgtttctcatcggaaaagacctgctggaccgcttcgaacccgtactggacttcaaacagctgaaagtctgggctcaggtgcgtgaccctctgccccttcagacacacacacc harbors:
- the selenoo2 gene encoding selenoprotein O2 isoform X1, which produces MAQSLTPLQRLKFNNVALKTLPLDSSLKPGSRTVTAACFSRVEPQPLLKPTIVALSEPALALLGLNAGDVLRDPHGAEYLSGSRVIPGSEPAAHCYCGHQFGQFAGQLGDGAVCYLGEVETGAEQTSDPTSSSPCGRWEIQVKGAGRTPYSRQSDGRKVLRSSIREFLCSEAMFALGIPTTRAGSLVTSDLYVQRDMFCSGNPRPERCSVVLRIAPTFIRFGSFEIFHPGDNFTGRQGPSVGRNDIRAQLLDYVIETFYPEIRRRHLDRQVRNATFFREVTVRTAKLVALWQSVGFCHGVLNTDNMSILGLTIDYGPFGFMDRFDPEFVCNASDKKGRYSYEAQPYVCRWNLARLAEALGTELQPARAQAILDEFMSLYEGFYLSNMRKKLGLLRQRTPEDVELVADLLKTMHITGADFTNTFRLLSAVSCPVGEKAERDSTDSIVELIVEQCASLEELKHNARKARQENCELEMMLSMAETNPGMFNMVANQPEVAKQLEKIGRLKELLMINETELKIKQRDHWRRWVKHYRRRLACECDEAIDPVAVEKERVQSMNAINPVVVLRNYIAQNAIEAAERGDFSEVQRVLKVLENPYSVSPDLESRAWSAGSGSDSEQADVNSIERQEVNKNTQSKAAADTYRLPYNSKPPAWARMICVTUSS
- the selenoo2 gene encoding selenoprotein O2 isoform X2, which gives rise to MAQSLTPLQRLKFNNVALKTLPLDSSLKPGSRTVTAACFSRVEPQPLLKPTIVALSEPALALLGLNAGDVLRDPHGAEYLSGSRVIPGSEPAAHCYCGHQFGQFAGQLGDGAVCYLGEVETGAEQTSDPTSSSPCGRWEIQVKGAGRTPYSRQSDGRKVLRSSIREFLCSEAMFALGIPTTRAGSLVTSDLYVQRDMFCSGNPRPERCSVVLRIAPTFIRFGSFEIFHPGDNFTGRQGPSVGRNDIRAQLLDYVIETFYPEIRRRHLDRQVRNATFFREVTVRTAKLVALWQSVGFCHGVLNTDNMSILGLTIDYGPFGFMDRFDPEFVCNASDKKGRYSYEAQPYVCRWNLARLAEALGTELQPARAQAILDEFMSLYEGFYLSNMRKKLGLLRQRTPEDVELVADLLKTMHITGADFTNTFRLLSAVSCPVGEKAERDSTDSIVELIVEQCASLEELKHNARKARQENCELEMMLSMAETNPGMFNMVANQPEVAKQLEKIGRLKELLMINETELKIKQRDHWRRWVKHYRRRLACECDEAIDPVAVEKERVQSMNAINPVVVLRNYIAQNAIEAAERGDFSEVQRVLKVLENPYSVSPDLESRAWSAGSGSDSEQADVNSIERQEVNKNTQSKAAADTYRLPYNSKPPAWARMICVT